From the Natranaeroarchaeum aerophilus genome, one window contains:
- a CDS encoding GNAT family N-acetyltransferase: MTQRSTSYTIREFESGDRASFRELYETVFGAEQGTEWFDWKYRENPYVDHVPIIVATNGHDRIVGARPFLALALQVTANRELALQPCDTMVHPDHRRQGLFTRMTARAIERYADHEAALFFNFPNWHSQGGYEKLGWKPIGHIATRYRLHRLPRRVGNGSTAERFGGAVVRTVQRAYLGIRDALTKPPSGTTVSKHDQAPVDALLTLYRDAAPDEIHVLRDEQFWNWRFDNPDWIYRYYLVHESSEPVAGAVVGRKATEPGHVRLTDVVPVTPADDTTAALLATVIDDHPDADAILAPQTLPKHVCTAFGFLSDTRLPLSAVSSPTTLVARPATREADSWPASVRPAQTLANWSITFAEQDTS; this comes from the coding sequence ATGACACAACGGAGTACGTCATACACCATACGGGAGTTCGAGTCGGGGGACAGAGCTTCGTTCCGCGAGCTGTACGAGACTGTGTTCGGTGCCGAACAGGGCACAGAGTGGTTCGACTGGAAGTATCGGGAGAACCCGTACGTGGATCACGTGCCGATCATCGTTGCGACGAACGGCCACGACCGGATCGTCGGTGCCCGGCCGTTTCTCGCGCTGGCGCTGCAGGTCACGGCTAATCGTGAGCTTGCGTTACAACCCTGTGACACCATGGTCCATCCCGATCACCGGCGTCAGGGACTGTTCACGCGGATGACCGCGCGTGCCATCGAGCGATACGCCGATCACGAAGCTGCGCTGTTTTTCAACTTTCCAAACTGGCACTCCCAGGGGGGCTACGAGAAGTTGGGCTGGAAGCCGATCGGACACATCGCCACGCGATATCGGCTCCATCGACTCCCGAGGCGCGTTGGAAACGGATCGACGGCGGAGCGGTTCGGGGGTGCAGTCGTGCGGACCGTCCAGCGAGCGTATCTCGGAATCAGGGACGCGTTGACGAAGCCACCGAGCGGGACGACCGTCTCGAAACACGATCAGGCCCCGGTCGATGCGTTACTGACGCTGTACCGAGACGCCGCTCCGGACGAAATACACGTTCTCAGGGACGAGCAGTTCTGGAACTGGCGTTTCGACAACCCGGACTGGATCTACAGATACTATCTCGTCCACGAGAGCAGCGAACCGGTCGCTGGGGCTGTCGTAGGCAGGAAGGCCACGGAGCCAGGACACGTCCGACTCACCGATGTGGTCCCGGTGACACCAGCAGACGATACGACGGCAGCGCTGCTCGCAACCGTGATCGACGATCATCCCGACGCAGATGCGATCCTGGCACCTCAGACCCTCCCGAAACACGTCTGTACCGCGTTTGGCTTCCTCTCGGACACGCGGCTCCCGCTGTCCGCGGTGAGTTCGCCGACGACGCTCGTCGCTCGCCCGGCCACACGTGAGGCCGACAGCTGGCCGGCGTCAGTTCGCCCGGCGCAGACGCTCGCTAACTGGTCGATCACGTTTGCCGAGCAGGACACGAGTTAA
- a CDS encoding polysaccharide deacetylase family protein, producing MAATLTISIELELGWGVHDIDEWGHLSDRGRAEREYLHTLLDLCDEAEVPITFDVVGHLFSTSCDGDHGGPAPEGWFDADPGTDVATDPLFYAPDMIEAIRSRSVGHELCTHTFSHLPAAKATDAEMARDLALAQRQHEDSLGEQTPSLVPPRHYVPSANVMQEAGIEIVRESLPTGTTGIRRATELLFAPPPAIEPTIQDGIVRTYCSTPATLTAPALPSGQRSTHPVFRPLPVRLRQRLHARALDQATGPAIREDGHLHLWCHLYDLANDAQFEPIAAYLRRLGDLADRELVEIVPMATLNERLRSRYDSAARSVTASDQES from the coding sequence ATGGCTGCAACTCTCACCATCAGCATCGAACTCGAACTCGGCTGGGGCGTCCACGATATCGACGAGTGGGGCCACCTCAGCGATCGCGGCCGGGCGGAACGGGAGTATCTCCACACACTGCTCGATCTCTGTGACGAAGCCGAGGTGCCGATCACCTTCGACGTGGTCGGGCACCTGTTCTCTACTTCGTGTGACGGCGACCACGGTGGTCCAGCGCCCGAGGGGTGGTTCGACGCCGATCCTGGAACCGACGTCGCGACCGATCCGCTGTTTTACGCCCCCGATATGATAGAGGCGATCCGCTCTCGATCTGTCGGTCACGAACTCTGCACACACACATTCTCGCATCTTCCGGCCGCAAAAGCGACCGACGCAGAGATGGCACGCGATCTCGCACTCGCACAGCGCCAGCACGAAGACTCTCTGGGAGAGCAAACACCGTCGCTCGTCCCCCCTCGTCATTACGTCCCATCCGCCAACGTGATGCAGGAGGCTGGGATCGAAATCGTCCGTGAGAGTCTCCCAACTGGGACCACCGGTATCCGGCGGGCAACGGAACTGCTCTTTGCGCCACCGCCAGCGATCGAGCCGACAATCCAGGACGGCATCGTCAGAACCTACTGCTCGACGCCCGCCACGCTGACAGCGCCGGCGCTTCCGTCGGGCCAGCGATCCACCCATCCCGTGTTCCGACCGCTTCCCGTGCGCCTGCGCCAGCGACTTCACGCTCGTGCGCTCGATCAGGCGACCGGTCCTGCGATCCGCGAGGACGGGCATCTCCACCTGTGGTGTCACCTGTACGACCTCGCGAACGACGCGCAGTTCGAGCCCATCGCCGCCTATCTCCGCCGCCTCGGCGATCTCGCCGACAGAGAACTGGTTGAGATCGTTCCGATGGCGACGCTCAACGAACGCCTTCGCAGTCGTTACGACAGCGCCGCGAGATCCGTGACAGCAAGCGACCAGGAGTCGTAG
- a CDS encoding (R)-citramalate synthase has translation MYDDETDVSLLDTTLRDGEQAPGISLTPDEKADIARALDRAQVDVIEAGSACTGEGERRTIKQVTDLDLDATITSFARGVQNDIDLALDCDVDGVTIVVPGSDRHIETKVNTTREEVIADTAELVEYARDHGLWTEVIGEDGSRADLGFLEELMATAFDAGATRVCYADTVGHAGPERSYEIVSTLAEYGPVSAHTHDDLGMGLTNALASVAAGADLVHGTVNGLGERAGNVALEEVAIALDHSYGIETVDTTQLYSLGQAVAQATGVQLPPNKAVTGENAFTHESGIHTDGTLKDDRMYEPYPPEKVGRERRIVLGKHTGRAGARAALEEHGVEVDDEELTRVVKRIKEIGDRGKRVTDADLLAIAEDVKGTDRERRVEVLDLTAASGGGIPTASVRLRVDDEERVASGTGSGPVDAAVTAVREAIGQVANVSLDSYEVDAITGGTDAVVTVEVEMSRGDHSVTVAKSDTDITSASVSAMVDAMDRLLTVPGEEPDVLADD, from the coding sequence CTGTACGACGACGAGACAGATGTATCGCTCCTTGATACGACGCTACGCGACGGCGAGCAAGCGCCGGGCATCTCGCTGACGCCCGACGAGAAAGCTGACATCGCCCGAGCGCTGGATCGTGCGCAGGTCGACGTCATCGAGGCAGGTAGCGCCTGCACCGGCGAGGGCGAGCGCCGTACCATCAAACAGGTAACCGACCTCGATCTGGACGCGACGATCACCAGCTTCGCCCGTGGCGTGCAGAACGATATCGACCTCGCGCTCGACTGTGACGTCGACGGCGTCACTATCGTCGTGCCGGGAAGCGATCGCCACATCGAAACGAAAGTAAACACGACCCGCGAGGAAGTGATTGCCGACACGGCCGAACTGGTCGAGTACGCGCGCGATCACGGCCTCTGGACCGAGGTGATCGGCGAGGACGGCAGCCGTGCGGATCTCGGATTCCTCGAAGAGCTCATGGCGACGGCCTTCGACGCCGGGGCGACCCGCGTCTGCTACGCGGACACCGTGGGTCACGCCGGGCCGGAACGATCCTACGAGATCGTCTCCACGCTCGCGGAGTACGGCCCGGTCAGTGCTCACACCCACGACGATCTCGGGATGGGCCTGACGAACGCGCTGGCGAGCGTCGCGGCTGGCGCGGATCTGGTTCACGGCACTGTCAACGGGCTGGGCGAACGTGCGGGCAACGTCGCGCTCGAAGAGGTCGCGATCGCGCTCGATCACAGCTACGGGATCGAGACGGTTGATACGACGCAGCTGTACAGCCTCGGACAGGCCGTCGCACAGGCCACGGGCGTCCAGCTCCCGCCGAACAAGGCGGTGACCGGCGAGAACGCCTTCACCCACGAGAGCGGCATCCACACCGACGGGACGCTCAAGGACGACCGGATGTACGAGCCCTATCCACCGGAGAAGGTCGGCCGAGAGCGCCGGATCGTGCTCGGCAAACACACCGGTCGCGCCGGAGCACGCGCCGCGCTCGAAGAACACGGCGTCGAGGTCGACGACGAGGAGCTTACCCGGGTCGTCAAGCGCATCAAGGAGATCGGCGACCGCGGCAAGCGCGTCACGGACGCCGACCTGCTCGCGATCGCGGAAGACGTCAAGGGGACCGACCGGGAACGCCGCGTCGAGGTGCTCGATCTCACTGCCGCGAGTGGGGGCGGCATCCCAACAGCGAGTGTTCGGCTGCGGGTCGACGACGAGGAACGCGTCGCCTCGGGCACCGGCAGCGGGCCGGTCGATGCCGCCGTGACAGCGGTTCGCGAGGCGATCGGCCAGGTCGCAAACGTCTCACTGGACTCCTACGAGGTCGATGCGATCACCGGCGGCACGGACGCCGTCGTCACGGTCGAAGTCGAGATGAGCCGGGGCGACCACTCGGTAACTGTCGCAAAAAGCGATACCGACATCACCTCCGCGTCGGTCAGCGCAATGGTCGATGCGATGGATCGGCTCCTGACTGTGCCGGGCGAGGAGCCGGACGTGCTGGCCGACGACTGA
- a CDS encoding DUF192 domain-containing protein has translation MRVRHESEGGSAVLASTVDRATGVLSRGRGLMFRRSIPDDYALVFEFDGVASRSLHMLFVPFPIDAIWIAGGEVTRVETLSAWTGLGKAKADLVIELPAGAAADVSVGDRVSVLE, from the coding sequence GTGCGGGTACGCCACGAGAGCGAGGGCGGTTCTGCAGTACTGGCCTCGACCGTCGACCGCGCAACCGGGGTTCTCTCACGAGGCCGGGGACTCATGTTCCGGCGATCGATCCCCGACGACTACGCGCTGGTGTTCGAGTTCGACGGCGTCGCCTCGCGCAGTCTCCATATGCTCTTTGTCCCCTTCCCGATTGACGCCATCTGGATCGCCGGTGGCGAGGTCACGCGGGTCGAGACGCTGTCGGCGTGGACTGGCCTGGGGAAAGCGAAGGCTGATCTGGTGATCGAGTTGCCAGCGGGTGCTGCGGCTGACGTCTCCGTCGGTGACCGAGTCTCAGTGCTCGAATAA
- a CDS encoding 2Fe-2S iron-sulfur cluster-binding protein has product MTEHTVEFVGRDESITVSETETILSRCLEEGIAQEYSCRVGMCLACTAEIVEGEVTQPAARGFTEAEAENYALTCMARPQSDVKLDRGKYPPSIDEDVAAEAGAGDAAADD; this is encoded by the coding sequence ATGACCGAGCACACCGTCGAGTTCGTGGGCCGCGACGAGTCGATTACGGTATCGGAGACGGAGACGATTCTCAGCCGCTGTCTCGAAGAGGGGATCGCACAGGAGTACTCCTGTCGCGTCGGGATGTGTCTGGCCTGCACGGCGGAAATCGTCGAGGGTGAGGTAACCCAGCCCGCTGCCAGAGGTTTTACAGAGGCCGAGGCCGAGAACTACGCGCTGACCTGCATGGCCCGTCCGCAGTCGGACGTCAAACTCGATCGCGGGAAGTACCCGCCGAGCATCGACGAGGACGTCGCCGCCGAAGCAGGCGCGGGCGACGCCGCTGCCGACGACTGA
- a CDS encoding cupredoxin domain-containing protein, producing the protein MRRRILLSVVAGAIGTASAGCLDAIDTGGNNEEDATNAVEGFYDGVVDDDEAQIEANYWGDIDRVRQEAGVGIHPIGVGYSEVTAVNLQTIEGHSLEEFLSFRTGQSGGQLDEELDRWEEGIPTYLEDIGVDSYQLVYVEANTEVFGETELETDYLFVVESDGEWYVADMPATNDVSLFHVGMQAMAFEPEHLTVEVGREVVWRNTAARAHTVTAVSVPEGAAYFASGGSASYEDAEAAYHDDFIGSLDPGDEYSHTFAVPGTYEYESIPFAGEATGTIVVEE; encoded by the coding sequence ATGCGACGACGAATACTTTTGAGTGTAGTTGCCGGTGCGATCGGGACGGCCTCGGCCGGCTGTCTGGATGCTATCGATACCGGCGGCAACAACGAGGAGGATGCAACCAACGCCGTCGAAGGGTTTTACGACGGGGTCGTCGACGACGATGAGGCCCAGATCGAGGCGAATTACTGGGGAGACATCGACCGCGTTCGACAGGAGGCGGGTGTAGGGATCCACCCGATCGGCGTTGGCTACAGCGAAGTAACGGCTGTGAATCTACAGACGATCGAGGGGCACTCGCTGGAGGAGTTCCTGTCGTTCCGGACCGGGCAATCGGGCGGCCAGCTGGACGAAGAACTCGACCGCTGGGAGGAAGGCATTCCGACGTATCTGGAGGATATCGGTGTCGATAGCTATCAGCTCGTCTACGTCGAGGCCAATACCGAGGTGTTCGGCGAGACCGAACTGGAGACCGATTACCTGTTCGTCGTCGAATCCGACGGTGAGTGGTACGTTGCGGACATGCCCGCCACGAATGACGTGTCGCTCTTTCACGTAGGGATGCAGGCGATGGCGTTCGAGCCGGAACACCTGACTGTCGAGGTTGGACGCGAGGTCGTCTGGCGGAACACTGCTGCTCGTGCCCATACCGTCACAGCCGTCTCCGTTCCGGAGGGGGCCGCGTATTTTGCGTCCGGGGGCTCCGCCTCCTACGAGGACGCCGAGGCAGCCTATCACGACGACTTCATCGGTTCGCTCGATCCGGGTGACGAGTACAGCCACACGTTCGCGGTTCCCGGAACCTACGAATACGAATCGATCCCGTTCGCGGGTGAGGCGACAGGGACAATCGTCGTGGAGGAGTGA
- a CDS encoding acyl-CoA thioesterase, which yields MSDYEYTTTIEKRYNDFDTYGHVNNAVYVTYLESARIKFFRDVIGDRDVSTVIAHVEVDYESPILVDHEVTVAVRVAEFGTTSVTLDYEIRADGERAATARTTQVILDEDGDPRPVPEEWAERLALDVT from the coding sequence GTGAGCGACTACGAGTACACGACGACGATCGAAAAACGGTACAACGATTTCGACACTTACGGCCACGTCAACAACGCGGTGTATGTCACGTATCTCGAATCGGCGCGGATCAAGTTCTTCCGGGATGTGATCGGTGATCGTGACGTCTCAACGGTGATCGCCCACGTCGAAGTCGATTACGAGTCGCCCATCCTCGTCGACCACGAGGTCACGGTCGCCGTGCGCGTCGCCGAGTTCGGCACGACGAGTGTGACACTGGACTACGAGATCCGTGCCGATGGCGAACGCGCGGCGACAGCCCGGACGACCCAGGTGATTCTTGACGAGGATGGCGATCCCCGACCGGTGCCCGAGGAGTGGGCGGAGCGGCTCGCCCTCGATGTCACGTAG
- a CDS encoding geranylgeranyl reductase family protein, giving the protein MTTSEYDVVVVGAGTSGCYAAATAANAGLDVVIVDRKDSEEAGHIACGDALKGASNFPDSIPRSKIEPAFTNTEVDHGRFEIPQEDEVLEIPVPGELAVIDRWEFGRLLIEGAEEAGADLHYDTVVKDVNQDDEGRVTGIETARKGEPRTYEAEVVVDAAGALSILQDFAELDDATFDTNVRYSQFCSAYREIVHVQEPVEWDDALVFKPTERAAGYLWYFPRTDTEINVGLGFQMNEEPMTLVEDLKDDLENREEFEGAEVEDKLGASLPTRRPYDSAVAPGYVAVGDAAAHVNPTTGGGIAGAAYAGQYAAETIVDALSNGGPTEDALWEYNERVMDHFGGRYAALDVYNIHITGGELDELTSLLAALPGQQIAESLYSGSTSIPLSVKLKTAYRSFGHWGSIYKLYQTKGLADKLLEHYDDYPSSPEGFDAWQGRRDELMDEVYETTGAEPKY; this is encoded by the coding sequence ATGACCACATCGGAGTACGACGTCGTTGTCGTCGGCGCGGGGACTTCGGGCTGTTACGCTGCTGCGACCGCCGCAAACGCCGGACTCGACGTCGTCATCGTCGACCGCAAAGATAGCGAGGAAGCGGGACACATCGCCTGCGGTGACGCGCTGAAAGGGGCATCAAACTTCCCCGACTCGATTCCGCGCTCGAAAATCGAGCCGGCCTTCACCAACACCGAAGTCGACCACGGCCGCTTCGAGATTCCACAGGAAGACGAGGTGCTGGAGATCCCGGTGCCGGGGGAGCTCGCCGTGATCGACCGCTGGGAGTTCGGTCGTCTGCTTATCGAGGGCGCGGAAGAAGCCGGTGCCGACCTTCACTACGACACCGTCGTCAAGGATGTTAATCAGGATGATGAGGGTCGTGTGACGGGCATCGAGACGGCCCGGAAGGGAGAGCCACGAACCTACGAGGCCGAGGTCGTCGTCGACGCCGCGGGCGCGCTGTCGATACTCCAGGACTTCGCCGAACTCGACGACGCGACGTTCGATACGAACGTCAGATACTCGCAGTTCTGTTCGGCCTACCGTGAGATCGTCCACGTTCAGGAACCCGTCGAGTGGGACGACGCGCTGGTGTTCAAGCCGACCGAGCGTGCCGCGGGCTATCTCTGGTACTTCCCGCGCACCGATACCGAGATCAACGTCGGACTGGGCTTCCAGATGAACGAGGAACCGATGACGCTGGTCGAGGATCTCAAAGACGATCTGGAGAACCGCGAGGAGTTCGAGGGCGCAGAAGTCGAGGACAAACTCGGCGCATCGCTCCCAACCCGACGTCCTTACGACTCCGCGGTTGCGCCGGGCTACGTCGCGGTCGGCGATGCCGCCGCCCACGTTAATCCGACGACTGGTGGGGGGATCGCCGGTGCGGCCTACGCCGGCCAGTACGCCGCCGAAACCATCGTCGACGCGCTCTCGAACGGCGGCCCGACCGAGGACGCCCTGTGGGAGTACAACGAGCGCGTGATGGATCACTTCGGCGGACGCTACGCCGCACTCGACGTCTACAACATCCACATCACGGGCGGCGAACTCGACGAGCTAACGAGTCTGCTGGCGGCCCTACCGGGACAACAGATCGCCGAATCGCTGTACTCCGGATCGACGTCGATCCCGCTGTCCGTGAAGCTCAAGACCGCCTACAGGAGCTTTGGTCACTGGGGAAGCATCTACAAACTCTACCAGACCAAAGGACTTGCCGACAAGTTACTGGAACATTACGATGATTACCCATCCTCACCCGAGGGCTTCGACGCCTGGCAGGGTCGTCGTGACGAACTGATGGACGAGGTATACGAGACGACCGGCGCAGAGCCAAAGTACTGA
- a CDS encoding serine/threonine-protein kinase RIO2: MVQNVAGILPELDPEDFYLLSGVEQGMRFSEWVSREKLPDFADLTPEEVEYRLDRCLDRGLIERKTIQYEGYTLTFEGYDALALRTFAERETITGFGASLGVGKESDVFEVQSYEPMALKFHREGYTNFREVMKERDYTSDRQHVSWLYTARKAAEREYEALETLYPDVSVPRPIDHNRHAIVMEKIDGVELSRTGLEDKQVLPVLDLVLREMQTAYREGWVHADMSEYNVFVGTDGITIFDWPQAIPADHENAEEFLERDVDNIVNYFRRKYPQHVEEYDVPALADSIENNEFDRVETHTF, encoded by the coding sequence ATGGTACAGAACGTCGCCGGGATCCTCCCGGAGCTCGACCCCGAGGACTTCTATCTCCTGTCGGGAGTCGAACAGGGAATGCGGTTTTCCGAGTGGGTATCGCGCGAGAAGCTCCCGGACTTTGCGGATCTCACTCCCGAGGAGGTCGAGTACCGACTTGATCGCTGTCTCGACCGGGGATTGATCGAACGGAAGACGATCCAGTACGAGGGGTACACGCTCACGTTCGAGGGCTACGATGCGCTGGCGTTGCGGACGTTCGCCGAGCGAGAGACGATCACCGGATTCGGGGCGTCGCTCGGCGTCGGAAAGGAAAGCGACGTGTTCGAGGTTCAGTCCTACGAGCCAATGGCACTGAAGTTCCACCGTGAGGGGTATACAAACTTCCGTGAGGTGATGAAAGAACGTGACTACACCTCGGATCGTCAGCACGTCTCCTGGCTCTACACCGCACGGAAGGCAGCGGAACGCGAGTACGAGGCGCTCGAAACCCTGTATCCGGATGTCTCCGTGCCTCGCCCAATCGATCACAACCGCCACGCAATCGTGATGGAGAAGATCGACGGTGTCGAGCTCTCGCGCACAGGGCTGGAAGACAAACAGGTACTCCCAGTTCTGGATCTCGTCCTCCGCGAGATGCAGACGGCCTACCGCGAGGGGTGGGTTCATGCGGACATGAGCGAGTACAACGTCTTCGTCGGCACTGACGGAATCACAATCTTCGACTGGCCTCAGGCGATCCCGGCCGACCACGAGAACGCCGAGGAGTTCCTCGAACGGGATGTCGACAACATCGTGAATTACTTCCGCCGCAAGTATCCCCAGCACGTCGAGGAGTACGACGTGCCGGCGTTGGCCGATTCAATCGAGAATAACGAGTTCGACCGGGTCGAAACTCACACGTTCTGA
- a CDS encoding ribonucleoside-diphosphate reductase subunit alpha codes for MAQTELTQVREQHKEPFYWLNEDSKEFLREGYLVEGVEPKERVRQIAENAEEILDEEGFADRFYDYMSRGFYSLASPIWANFGLDRGLPISCFGSYMEDDMESILYTHAEVGEMTKLGGGTSGYFGEIRPRGSPITNNGKSNGSYSFTELFDTAINVVSQGETRRGQFAGYIDVEHDDLEEWLNIKTEGDPIQDIFYGVIIGDEWFQEMIDGDEEKRETWAKIIETRINIGVPYIIFRGNMNEGKPQVYKDKNYEINASNLCTEIALPATPDESFVCCLSSMNALHYDEWKDTDAVETLTRFLDAVMEEFIQKAEGTQFMERAVRFAKRHRAIGIGVLGWHSYLQSNMIPFDSMEAMQKNEEIFRTIREKSYEASKELADQFGEPEVLEGYGRRNTTTMSVAPTKSSSVILGQVSPSIEPLKSNYFVRDGAKLKSTQKNRFLQAILKRQGKDKREVWDSIANKDGSVQHLDCLTDEQKEVFKTFAEIPQMAIINQAAQRQKHIDQAQSLNISIDPSEVSVKEINQLYIEAWKKGVKSLYYQNSVNAAQKFSRNILECKACES; via the coding sequence ATGGCGCAAACAGAGCTCACACAGGTCAGAGAACAGCACAAAGAACCGTTCTACTGGTTGAATGAGGACAGCAAAGAGTTCCTCAGAGAAGGATACCTGGTTGAAGGTGTTGAACCGAAGGAAAGAGTCAGACAGATAGCAGAAAACGCTGAAGAGATCTTGGATGAAGAGGGCTTCGCAGACAGGTTCTACGACTACATGAGTAGAGGGTTCTACAGTCTCGCAAGCCCGATCTGGGCGAACTTTGGACTGGACAGAGGTCTCCCTATCAGCTGCTTCGGCAGCTACATGGAAGACGATATGGAGAGTATTCTCTACACGCATGCCGAAGTCGGTGAAATGACCAAGTTGGGCGGAGGCACAAGCGGATACTTCGGTGAAATACGGCCAAGAGGCAGCCCAATAACGAACAACGGAAAGAGCAATGGGAGTTATAGTTTCACAGAACTGTTCGATACTGCTATCAATGTGGTGAGTCAGGGTGAAACTCGAAGAGGTCAGTTTGCAGGGTATATCGATGTTGAACATGATGATCTCGAAGAATGGCTCAACATCAAGACCGAGGGTGACCCGATACAGGATATTTTCTACGGTGTCATCATCGGTGATGAATGGTTCCAGGAGATGATCGATGGTGATGAAGAAAAGAGAGAGACGTGGGCAAAGATCATCGAGACACGAATCAATATCGGCGTCCCCTATATTATTTTTAGAGGCAACATGAATGAGGGGAAGCCACAGGTCTACAAAGACAAGAACTACGAGATAAACGCATCCAACCTGTGTACCGAGATAGCACTACCTGCCACACCGGATGAGAGCTTCGTCTGCTGTCTCTCAAGTATGAATGCTCTCCACTACGACGAGTGGAAGGACACGGATGCAGTTGAAACTCTGACGCGCTTCCTTGATGCCGTGATGGAGGAATTCATCCAGAAAGCAGAAGGGACACAGTTCATGGAACGGGCTGTGCGGTTTGCAAAAAGACACAGAGCAATAGGAATCGGCGTCCTCGGTTGGCACAGTTACCTCCAGAGCAACATGATCCCTTTCGACAGCATGGAGGCAATGCAGAAAAACGAAGAGATATTCCGGACGATCAGAGAGAAAAGTTACGAGGCGAGCAAAGAGCTTGCCGATCAGTTCGGTGAACCAGAGGTACTTGAGGGATATGGCAGGCGCAACACGACGACGATGAGTGTGGCTCCGACGAAATCGAGCAGTGTCATTCTGGGCCAGGTCAGTCCGAGTATTGAACCGCTAAAGTCGAACTACTTCGTGAGAGATGGAGCAAAACTCAAATCGACTCAAAAGAACAGATTCCTTCAAGCAATACTGAAAAGGCAAGGTAAAGACAAGAGAGAAGTCTGGGACAGTATCGCGAATAAAGATGGTAGCGTGCAGCATCTCGATTGTCTGACGGACGAACAAAAAGAAGTCTTCAAGACATTCGCTGAGATACCACAGATGGCAATCATTAACCAGGCAGCGCAGAGACAGAAACACATAGATCAGGCACAGAGCCTGAACATCTCGATTGATCCAAGTGAAGTGAGCGTCAAAGAGATCAATCAACTCTACATAGAGGCCTGGAAGAAAGGAGTGAAAAGTCTCTACTATCAGAACAGCGTGAATGCTGCACAGAAATTCAGCCGAAATATTCTCGAATGCAAGGCCTGTGAGAGTTGA
- a CDS encoding ribonucleotide-diphosphate reductase subunit beta, with amino-acid sequence MTENKTTGGDTETDIFSERTQLKPYEYTDFLDYKDAIRNSYWVHTEFNFSGDVQDFKVNTTRAEKTVIKRTMLAIAQIEVQVKTFWSDIYEEMPKAEIGSVGMTFAESEVRHMDAYSHLLDVLGITDDFEQVTAVPAVKNRIEYLDECLGSTHSDDKEEYVMSILLFSTFVEHVSLFSQFLIMTSFDKYEKKFKGISNAVEATSKEEQIHGLFGVELVDTIREENPELFDDEFEADIQEACKQAYEAEMDILDWIFSEGELEFLPREWIDEFLKDRFNQSLENVGVDPMFETNDDLLDETRWFDEDIMMTKDNDFFSKRSTTYNKHTQSVTAEEMF; translated from the coding sequence ATGACTGAAAACAAAACCACAGGCGGAGATACGGAGACCGACATTTTCTCGGAACGAACACAGCTAAAACCGTATGAGTACACCGATTTCCTCGACTACAAGGATGCGATACGGAACAGCTACTGGGTTCACACGGAATTCAACTTTTCAGGGGACGTTCAAGATTTCAAGGTCAATACAACTCGTGCCGAGAAGACCGTCATCAAACGGACGATGTTGGCTATCGCACAGATCGAGGTGCAGGTAAAGACATTCTGGTCAGATATCTACGAAGAGATGCCCAAAGCAGAAATAGGCAGTGTCGGCATGACCTTTGCAGAGAGTGAAGTGCGACACATGGACGCTTACAGTCACCTGCTCGATGTGTTAGGGATTACAGACGATTTCGAGCAGGTGACTGCAGTGCCGGCTGTAAAAAACAGAATAGAGTATCTCGATGAATGTCTGGGAAGTACTCACAGTGACGACAAAGAAGAATATGTGATGAGCATCCTTCTGTTCAGTACGTTCGTCGAGCATGTCTCACTGTTCAGTCAGTTCCTGATAATGACAAGCTTCGACAAGTACGAGAAGAAATTCAAGGGAATATCCAACGCTGTCGAAGCAACCAGTAAAGAAGAACAGATCCACGGGCTGTTCGGAGTGGAGCTGGTAGATACGATCAGAGAAGAGAACCCAGAGCTGTTCGATGATGAATTCGAGGCGGATATCCAAGAGGCCTGTAAGCAGGCCTACGAGGCGGAGATGGATATACTGGATTGGATATTCAGTGAGGGAGAACTGGAATTCCTTCCCAGAGAGTGGATAGACGAGTTTTTGAAAGACCGATTCAACCAGAGTCTGGAGAATGTCGGAGTAGATCCAATGTTCGAGACAAATGATGACCTACTTGACGAAACTCGCTGGTTCGATGAGGATATTATGATGACGAAGGACAACGACTTCTTCAGCAAGCGATCGACCACCTACAACAAACACACGCAGAGCGTTACAGCCGAGGAGATGTTCTGA